The DNA region CCACATGTTAAAAGACAATTTGATTGATATATACAAGGCCGATGAAGGGCTGAAAGTTAAAGAAATCATTAACAGCTATCACCTCAACCAGCTTCAAATTTTAACCGATCCGACCCATTCAATTGAAGAATCTTTGGTATCTCGTTAAACGATAAAGGATTGCTTATATTATATGTTTTTTTACCTTGAAAATAAAATTCCAATGTCGGCCGTAGAACTTTGGCAAACAATGCACACGCCTATTTTTGATGCTTTTGTGGCCAAAGAGTACAATCTGTTGGCATATATTGAACTGGAAAAACAGATTTCAAATGATATCATGCAAAGGCGAGTAAGAATTATTTCAAAAATAGATGGAAATTATTTAACCCGAAGTATTGCTAAAAAGATACTCGGTAGTGATATACTCGTATACGAAGAAATTCAGAAAAAATATTTAAACAGTTTTGAACTACATTGGAGAATAATACCTCCTGTGTTTGAAGATAAATTTGAGGCTTCAGGAATATTACGGCTTAAACCTATTAACGAGAATCAATGTATCCGCATCAGAGAAGGCACCATAAATATAGCATTGTTTGGAGCAGATCGATTGATGAAAATAATTGCCGCTGCCCAATCAAAAAAAAACGAGGATCGCTTTTCTCAAATTGTGAAAAAATGGAAAACCGAAAGTCAAATAGTTTGAAAATAGGCCATCTAATTTTTAGAAATCTTATAAAATAGATTTGCTAAATGTACAGTTTTTAAAAGCTGTCAGGAGCCTGTAATATTCTCTGTAGTTCACGAATTATAAGAAGTTAGTCAAATATTATGAGTGAGGAGGACTTTTTTGTATGGCAAGAATAGCAATTACATCTACAGGTAATGAATTAAATTCCGATATGGATCAGCGCTTTGGAAGGGCGGCTTATTTTATAATCATCGATCCGGAAACAATGGAATTTGAAGCAATAGATAATCAAAAAAATTTGGATCTCTCTCAAGGGGCAGGGATTCAAGCTGGCAAAATAATAGTAGATAAAAAAGTAAATGTTTTAATTACTGGAAATTGTGGACCAAAGGCATTTAAAATTTTAGAAAATTCAGGTGTAAAGGTTGCGCTAAACATTAATGGAAAAGTTATAGACGCTGTTTCTAAATATAAAAACAATGAGTTAAAATTTTCTAATTTGCCAAATGTTGAAGGCCACCATATCTAACAATTTTGAATTAATAATAACAAATAAGGAGAAATAATTTTATGAGATTTGCAATTCCACTCGCTAATGGAAAACTAACCGCGCATTTCGGACATTGTCAAGAATTCGCAATTATTGATGTAGAAAATGAAAAAATTATTGGTAAGGAAACAAAGGTTCCGCCTCCCCATGAGCCAGGAGTTTTACCGAAATGGCTGCATGATTTAGGCACTAACGTTGTGATCGCTGGAGGTATGGGACATAGGGCAATAGATTTATTTAATCAAGCTGGCATTAAGGTAATTACTGGAGCTCCTGTAGAACAGCCTGAAAATCTTGTAATAAGTTATGTAAACAAAACATTAGCAGTAGGTGAAAATGCCTGTGGCGGAGGTGAACATCACCAATGCGGTGGACATTAATTAAATAATTATTAAGGTTAAGGATAATTTATATGAATTTTACAATTTCAACTATTGTAGAAAATACTATTTCAGCAAGCTTAATACCTTTTGCAGAACATGGCCTTTCATTTTTGATTACGGCTGGAAATAAAAAAATTCTTTTTGATTCTGGAAAAGGTCAAGCTTTTCTTCCAAATGCTGATGCCATGAATATTAATTTAACTGAAATAGAAACAGTAGTGCTAAGTCATGGACATTTTGATCATGCAAATGGATTAAAAGAGCTTATGTCTCGAAATAAAAATTTTAAGGTTATAGCTCATCCAGCAATATTTGATAATAAATTGGCAGGAATAGGAGGTACCTATTTTCCTATTGGAATATCAGAAACAAGAGAAAATTTTGAAAAAAATGGTATAAAATTTCAACTTAGCAAAGAATCTGTTGAAATTATTCCAGGAATTATAACTACAGGTGAAATACCAATGGAATCAGAATTTGAAGAAGTTGAGCCAATGTTTTTTACGGGTGAAAAAGGTAAAGAAGTAAGGGATTATATCCCAGACGATCTTGCTCTTATAATCGATACAAAAAAAGGTTTAGTTGTTTTGTTAGGTTGTGCTCACAGAGGCATTATTAACACTTTAAATCATGTTTCTAAATTAACTGGCAAAAAGAAAATTCATGCCATTATGGGCGGACTTCATTTACTATTTGCCGATCAATCAAAATTAAAAAAAATATCCGATTTATTGAAGGGCTTTGAGCTTGAAAAACTTATAATTGGGCATTGCACTGGAATTCATGCAATAGTTACGCTCTTTAATGAATTTAA from Desulfobacterales bacterium includes:
- a CDS encoding NifB/NifX family molybdenum-iron cluster-binding protein, translating into MARIAITSTGNELNSDMDQRFGRAAYFIIIDPETMEFEAIDNQKNLDLSQGAGIQAGKIIVDKKVNVLITGNCGPKAFKILENSGVKVALNINGKVIDAVSKYKNNELKFSNLPNVEGHHI
- a CDS encoding NifB/NifX family molybdenum-iron cluster-binding protein — encoded protein: MRFAIPLANGKLTAHFGHCQEFAIIDVENEKIIGKETKVPPPHEPGVLPKWLHDLGTNVVIAGGMGHRAIDLFNQAGIKVITGAPVEQPENLVISYVNKTLAVGENACGGGEHHQCGGH
- a CDS encoding MBL fold metallo-hydrolase — protein: MNFTISTIVENTISASLIPFAEHGLSFLITAGNKKILFDSGKGQAFLPNADAMNINLTEIETVVLSHGHFDHANGLKELMSRNKNFKVIAHPAIFDNKLAGIGGTYFPIGISETRENFEKNGIKFQLSKESVEIIPGIITTGEIPMESEFEEVEPMFFTGEKGKEVRDYIPDDLALIIDTKKGLVVLLGCAHRGIINTLNHVSKLTGKKKIHAIMGGLHLLFADQSKLKKISDLLKGFELEKLIIGHCTGIHAIVTLFNEFKDKVVLNTVGHTIQF